The following DNA comes from Rhodothermales bacterium.
AGGCGCGCATATCACCTTCCCCATCGATGGCCACGCGGATACGCTGAAGGTGTTCACCACGCGCCCGGACACCCTGTTCGGCGCCACGTACATGGTGCTCGCGCCAGAACATCCGCTCGTGGATACGCTGACGACCGCCGCGCAGCGCGACGCCGTCGCCGCCTACCGGAAGTGGGCGCAGGGAAGGTCCGAGATCGACCGGACGGCCGAGGGCAAGGAGAAAACGGGCGCGTTTACGGGCGCCCACGCTATCAACCCGGCGACCGGCCAGCGTATCCCCATCTGGATCGCGGATTATGTGTTGATGGGCTACGGCACCGGGGCGATCATGGCCGTGCCCGCGCAGGACGAGCGCGACTGGGCGTTCGCGAAAACGTTTGACCTCCCCATCGTCCGCACCGTCCAACCGCCCGAGGGTTTCGGCGACGAGGCCTTTACGGGCGACGGGCCGGCGATCAACAGTGGCCTCCTGAACGGCCTTGGCGTCCGCGAGGCCAAGCAGAAGATGACCGCCTGGCTCGAAGAAAAGGGTGTTGGCGAGGGGACGATCAACTACAAGCTGCGCGACTGGCTCTTCAGCCGGCAGCGGTATTGGGGCGAGCCGTTCCCGATCCTCCACGGTCCGAATGGCGAAATCCGCCCCCTCGAGGTGCGCGATCTCCCCAATCGTTTGCCCGAGATGGAGGACTTCTCCCCCACCGCCAGCGACGACCCGACCGCCCCGCCGCGCCCGCCGCTCAGCCGCGCCCCCGAAAGCTGGCGCGTCGTCACGATCGACGGCGTCCGCTACGAGCGCGAGCTGAACACGATGCCCCAATGGGCGGGCTCGTGCTGGTATTACCTGCGCTTCATCGACCCGACCAATAGCCGCGGCTTCGTCGACCCCGAAAAAGAACGCTACTGGATGGGCGGCAAGGGCATCGACCTGTATGTCGGCGGCGCCGAACATGCGGTGCTGCATCTGCTGTATGCCCGTTTCTGGCACAAGGTGTTGTTCGACCTCGGCCACGTGTCGACCCCCGAGCCGTTCGGCCGGCTCTTTAACCAGGGCTACATCCAGGCCTACGCCTACCGCGACGCCCGCGGGATTGCCGTGGCCGTGGAAGAGGTGGTGGATCAGGATGGCCGGCCGGCCGCCGAAGTGCAAGACCAGCCCAACCGCCGTTGGTTCTACAAGGGCGAGCCGGTCTCCCAGGAATACGGCAAGATGGGCAAAAGCCTCAAAAATGCCGTCAACCCCGACGACATGTGCGACGCCTACGGCTGCGACACGCTCCGGCTGTATGAAATGTACCTGGGCCCGCTCGAAGCCTCGAAACCCTGGAATACCCGCGACATCGTAGGCGTCAACCGCTTCCTGCAGCGGGTGTGGCGGAATTTTGTCGCCGAGTTTAGCGATGAACTGCTGGTCATCGACGAGCCGGCGACGGACGAGCAGCTGCGCCTGCTCCACAAAACGATCAAGCGGGTGACGGACGATATGGAGCGCTTGAGCTTCAACACGGCCATCGCTGCGCTCATCGAAATGAACAACACCCTCAAAGGGCTGGAGCGTATTCCGCGGGCCATCGCCGAACCGTTTGTGTTGATGCTCGCCCCGATGGCGCCCCACGTGTGCGAAGAGCTCTGGCAGCGGTTCGGGCATGCCGAGTCGCTGGCCTATGCGCCGTGGCCGGCGTACGACGAGCGATACCTGCAGGAGGACACGATGGCGATTGCCATCCAAGTCAACGGAAAACTCCGCGCGACCCTCGTCATCGCCACCGATGCGTCGAAAGACGCCATCCTGGCCGCCGCGAAGGCCCAGGAGAACGTGGTGAAACACCTCGAAGGCCAGACGATGCGGCGGGAGATTTATGTGCCGGGGAAAATAGTGAATCTGGTGGTGGGGT
Coding sequences within:
- the leuS gene encoding leucine--tRNA ligase, with translation MAGYPYSDIEQKWQHIWEGQKIFRTPEKVDHNKPKYYVLDMFPYPSGVGLHVGHPLGYIATDILARYKRMQGVNVLHPMGFDAFGLPAEQFAVEHGVHPQITTQRNIDNMLRQLKRLGLSYDWDRTISTTDVDYYTWTQWIFLQLYHSYVDANTGRARPIAHLVEELEAGAWTVDETNRLVPAAGRRWTALSSAEQEAVLANYRLAFIAEVPVNWCPQLGTVLANEEVTNEGRSERGNYPVFKRPLRQWMLRITAMAERLGSDLELVDWPEAIKIMQRNWIGRSEGAHITFPIDGHADTLKVFTTRPDTLFGATYMVLAPEHPLVDTLTTAAQRDAVAAYRKWAQGRSEIDRTAEGKEKTGAFTGAHAINPATGQRIPIWIADYVLMGYGTGAIMAVPAQDERDWAFAKTFDLPIVRTVQPPEGFGDEAFTGDGPAINSGLLNGLGVREAKQKMTAWLEEKGVGEGTINYKLRDWLFSRQRYWGEPFPILHGPNGEIRPLEVRDLPNRLPEMEDFSPTASDDPTAPPRPPLSRAPESWRVVTIDGVRYERELNTMPQWAGSCWYYLRFIDPTNSRGFVDPEKERYWMGGKGIDLYVGGAEHAVLHLLYARFWHKVLFDLGHVSTPEPFGRLFNQGYIQAYAYRDARGIAVAVEEVVDQDGRPAAEVQDQPNRRWFYKGEPVSQEYGKMGKSLKNAVNPDDMCDAYGCDTLRLYEMYLGPLEASKPWNTRDIVGVNRFLQRVWRNFVAEFSDELLVIDEPATDEQLRLLHKTIKRVTDDMERLSFNTAIAALIEMNNTLKGLERIPRAIAEPFVLMLAPMAPHVCEELWQRFGHAESLAYAPWPAYDERYLQEDTMAIAIQVNGKLRATLVIATDASKDAILAAAKAQENVVKHLEGQTMRREIYVPGKIVNLVVG